A window of Mangifera indica cultivar Alphonso chromosome 11, CATAS_Mindica_2.1, whole genome shotgun sequence contains these coding sequences:
- the LOC123228834 gene encoding uncharacterized protein LOC123228834: MEIMIPSVPAMDFDFNSARSSPFLSAPTSPNRFGEYLFTSAPTSPSRISQFYGEFDNDEHSSAVPFVWEEKPGTPKSQSPSRAMNTADDNEDDFAFSFCGDMEKESLSAEELFDRGKIRPLKPPPRLQLDDFATQKIPLLSPRSPRSPISQGKKIIREIFSPRSKKDIDPFVAAIEKTRKQTENERGRERRAPDISKSSNRRATRSLSPFRVSAYPWEEEEKQKKQQQATKQSSFNSKSSSSSKSSSRKWRLRDFLLFRSASEGRSRDKEPKYGGLFKKNEDTKNSSFRSTEGSAESISGSRRRGQVSAHELHYTKNKAASENLKKRTFLPYKQGILGRLAI; this comes from the coding sequence ATGGAGATAATGATACCTTCTGTTCCCGCCATGGATTTCGACTTCAACAGTGCAAGATCGTCTCCATTTTTGAGTGCTCCAACGTCACCAAACCGATTTGGTGAATACTTGTTTACAAGTGCACCCACAAGTCCCTCACGCATCTCTCAGTTCTATGGTGAATTTGACAATGATGAACATTCCTCAGCTGTTCCATTTGTTTGGGAAGAAAAGCCTGGTACGCCAAAATCGCAGTCTCCCAGCAGGGCAATGAATACTGCTGATGATAATGAAGATGATTTTGCTTTTAGTTTCTGCGGGGACATGGAGAAGGAATCCCTCAGTGCTGAAGAGCTCTTTGATCGGGGGAAAATCCGTCCGTTGAAGCCTCCACCGAGATTACAGCTTGACGATTTCGCAACTCAGAAGATTCCGCTTTTGTCTCCAAGGTCCCCGAGATCGCCCATATCTCAGGGTAAAAAAATTATCCGTGAAATTTTTTCTCCTAGAAGCAAAAAAGACATCGATCCATTTGTGGCGGCAATTGAAAAAACTCGGAAGCAAACGGAAAatgaaagaggaagagaaagaagagcTCCAGATATATCGAAAAGTTCAAACCGTAGAGCAACAAGATCACTTTCTCCATTTAGAGTATCAGCGTATCcatgggaagaagaagaaaagcaaaagaaacaGCAACAAGCTACGAAACAGTCGTCGTTTAACTCAaagtcatcttcttcttctaaaagTTCTTCAAGAAAATGGCGATTGAGGGATTTTCTTCTGTTTCGAAGCGCATCTGAGGGACGGTCAAGGGATAAAGAACCCAAGTATGGAGGTTTGttcaagaaaaatgaagataCGAAGAACTCAAGTTTTCGGTCAACAGAGGGTTCTGCAGAGTCGATATCTGGCTCAAGAAGAAGAGGACAGGTATCGGCACATGAGTTGCATTATACAAAGAATAAAGCTGCATCAGAGAATTTGAAGAAGAGAACTTTCTTGCCATACAAACAAGGAATTTTGGGGAGATTAGCCATATAA
- the LOC123228928 gene encoding uncharacterized protein LOC123228928 — protein sequence MNTKVRSSLQSMKATAKQDKEKANMRGSKVASAAKATTSRRTSSRERKMALQQDVDKLKKKLRHEENVHRALERAFTRPLGALPRLPPYLPPSTKELLAEVAVLEEEVVRLEEQVVHFRQDLYQEAIYISSSKKNMENSADIREPCINKNSKQVQFKCVAGTVGESTTSTIIQLASLSNDGRGKENQSGTNSVKKKKGSAVHKVQPIKTPVKRPLIDGKLAEKHLVPQKLQLECHVRDPDNAEARTISVSNERLSRDDCPNKISEDIVKCLSSILLRMSTVKSKGTADSLPLLSTMVSQESEEETEFRDPYGICSQFGKRDIGPYKHLFTIEAHSINPNRTSSSMFLLHRLKILLGKLASVNLQNLTHQEKLAFWINIYNSCMMNAFLKHGIPESPEMVVALMREGAINVGGHLLNAITIEHFILRLPYHSKYTFSKGAKNDDMTARCIFGLELSEPLVTFALSCGSWSSPAVRVYTASQVENELEVAKREYLQAAVGISSEKFAVPKLLDWYLLDFAKDFESLLDWICLQLPCELGKKAIQCLERGKRELLSQFIQVMPYEFSFRYLLYT from the exons ATGAATACCAAAGTGAGGAGTTCACTGCAATCTATGAAGGCTACAGCGAAGCAAGATAAA GAGAAGGCGAATATGCGGGGCAGCAAGGTAGCTTCTGCCGCTAAAGCAACTACAAGTCGACGAACGTCTAGCAGAGAAAGAAAAATGGCTTTGCAACAAGAT GTTGATaagttgaagaagaagcttAGACACGAAGAGAATGTTCACAGAGCTTTAGAGAGGGCTTTCACTAGGCCTTTGGGAGCTCTGCCTCGTCTACCTCCTTATCTTCCTCCTTCT ACAAAAGAGCTTCTTGCAGAAGTCGCGGTATTGGAAGAGGAGGTTGTTCGGCTTGAAGAGCAGGTAGTGCATTTCAGACAAGATTTATATCAAGAAGCTATCTACATTTCATCCTCCAAGAAGAACATGGAAAATTCAGCCGATATACGTGAACCCTGCATAAACAAGAATTCAAAACAAGTGCAATTCAAGTGTGTAGCTGGGACTGTGGGTGAATCAACAACATCCACAATAATCCAATTGGCTTCTCTTTCCA ATGACGGGAGGGGCAAAGAAAACCAATCGGGTACTAATtctgtaaaaaagaaaaagggatcAGCTGTCCATAAAGTCCAACCAATTAAAACACCCGTGAAGAGACCTCTCATTGACGGTAAACTGGCAGAAAAGCATTTAGTTCCTCAGAAATTACAG CTAGAATGTCATGTAAGAGACCCAGACAATGCAGAAGCAAGAACTATTAGTGTCTCAAATGAGAGATTATCTAGAGATGATTGCCCAAACAAAATTTCTGAGGATATTGTGAAATGCCTGTCAAGCATTTTGTTAAGAATGAGCACAGTTAAGAGCAAGGGCACTGCAGATAGTTTGCCTTTGTTATCAACAATGGTATCTCAGGAAAGTGAAGAGGAAACAGAATTTCGGGATCCTTATGGTATCTGTTCACAATTTGGGAAAAGAGATATTGGTCCATATAAGCATTTATTCACTATTGAAGCACACTCGATCAATCCAAACCGAACATCAAGTTCTATGTTTCTTCTCCATcgattaaa AATCCTCCTGGGGAAACTTGCCTCTGTCAATTTGCAGAACCTCACCCATCAGGAGAAGCTTGCATTCTGGATAAACATTTACAATTCCTGCATGATGAAT GCATTCCTAAAGCATGGCATACCAGAAAGTCCCGAAATGGTTGTTGCATTGATGCGAGAG GGAGCAATAAATGTTGGGGGCCATTTGCTAAATGCAATTACCATTGAACATTTTATCCTCAGATTGCCTTATCACTCAAAATAT ACCTTTTCCAAGGGGGCAAAAAATGACGACATGACAGCAAGGTGCATATTTGGATTGGAGTTATCTGAACCATTGGTCACATTTGCCCTCTCCTGTGGAAGCTGGTCCTCCCCTGCT GTGAGAGTATATACTGCTTCTCAAGTGGAAAACGAACTAGAAGTTGCCAAAAGAGAATACCTGCAAGCTGCAGTTGGCATTTCTTCGGAGAAGTTTGCTGTTCCAAAACTATTGGATTGGTACTTACTTGACTTTGCAAAAGACTTTGAGTCATTGCTGGATTGGATCTGCCTTCAGTTACCATGTGAATTAGGAAAAAAGGCAATTCAATGTCTTGAAAGGGGAAAACGCGAGCTTCTGTCACAATTTATCCAAGTTATGCCATATGAATTCAGCTTTAGGTATCTTCTATACACATGA
- the LOC123230217 gene encoding serine carboxypeptidase 1-like gives MKAKITLWLVLLCCCQLGSSIFCNGNQIEYLNKLIKSRQSSKPPLGDIWRSDLHGTVSPVWIGSQQGLMEADKIEALPGQPQGVDFDQYAGYVTVDPEAGRALFYYFVESPLISSTNPLVLWLNGGPGCSSLGYGAMEELGPFRVNSDGKTLFRNEYAWNNVANVIFLESPAGVGFSYSNTSSDYNNAGDKSTAEDAYTFLVNWLERFPQYKTRDFFLAGESYAGHYVPQLANTILLGNKNTNKTIINLKGIAIGNAWIDDSTGNRGMYDYFWTHALNSDETNAGINNYCDFITGNFSSTCLKYQNQGDEEVGNVDIYNIYAPLCQSTASASKDGPSSGSVKDIDPCSDTYVNSYLNLAEVQRALHVIPTTWSACSVIGWADSPTTVLPTIQYLIASGIRVWIFSGDTDGRVPVTSSRYSINTLNLPVETAWHPWSIRGEVGGYVVEYNGLTFTTVRGSGHMVPSYQPERSLVMIASFLKGTPLPADKDPKP, from the exons ATGAAGGCTAAAATCACGTTGTGGCTGGTGCTACTTTGTTGCTGTCAATTGGGTTCCTCCATTTTTTGCAATGGCAACCAGATAGAATATCTCAACAAGCTGATAAAATCTCGACAATCCAGCAAGCCTCCCCTGGGTGATATATGGCGGAGTGATTTACATGGAACAGTTTCTCCTGTGTGGATAGGGAGCCAACAGGGGCTGATGGAAGCAGACAAGATCGAGGCTTTGCCAGGGCAGCCTCAAGGAGTGGATTTTGATCAATATGCAGGCTATGTAACGGTGGACCCCGAAGCTGGAAGAGCACTGTTCTATTATTTTGTTGAGTCGCCGCTAATTTCTTCCACCAATCCCCTGGTATTGTGGCTCAATGGAG GGCCAGGTTGCTCGTCTCTTGGATATGGAGCTATGGAAGAGCTGGGTCCTTTCAGAGTTAACAGTGATGGAAAGACCCTGTTCCGAAATGAATATGCATGGAACAATG TAGCAAATGTGATCTTCTTGGAGTCCCCGGCAGGAGTGGGGTTCTCGTATTCGAACACTAGCTCAGACTATAACAACGCTGGTGACAAGAGCACGGCTGAGGATGCTTATACTTTCCTTGTAAACTGGCTGGAGAGATTTCCCCAATACAAAACCCGTGATTTCTTCCTAGCTGGTGAGAGCTATGCCGGCCATTATGTTCCTCAGCTGGCAAATACCATTCTCTTGGGGAACAAGAACACCAACAAAACTATCATCAACCTCAAAGGGATTGCC ATTGGGAATGCTTGGATTGATGACAGTACGGGCAACAGAGGAATGTACGATTATTTTTGGACGCATGCTTTGAATTCTGATGAAACCAATGCAGGGATTAACAATTACTGTGATTTTATTACGGGTAATTTTTCAAGTACATGTTTAAAGTATCAAAACCAAGGAGATGAAGAGGTTGGGAACGTAGATATATACAACATATACGCCCCACTTTGCCAATCAACAGCATCAGCTTCAAAAGATGGCCCATCATCTGGTTCT GTGAAGGATATTGACCCCTGCTCTGACACATATGTGAACTCCTATCTCAATCTTGCCGAGGTCCAAAGAGCTCTTCATGTGATACCCACTACATGGTCAGCTTGCAG CGTTATTGGATGGGCAGACAGCCCAACAACTGTTCTACCTACAATACAGTACTTGATAGCAAGCGGAATAAGAGTGTGGATATTTAG TGGAGACACAGATGGCCGCGTTCCAGTGACATCCTCTCGGTACTCCATAAACACTCTAAATCTTCCTGTGGAAACAGCGTGGCACCCATGGAGCATTAGAGGCGAG GTTGGAGGATATGTGGTTGAGTACAACGGATTGACGTTCACCACAGTAAGAGGATCTGGGCATATGGTTCCTAGCTACCAACCAGAAAGATCGCTTGTCATGATCGCATCTTTCCTCAAGGGGACACCTCTCCCTGCAGACAAAGATCCAAAGCCATAA